A genomic window from Cricetulus griseus strain 17A/GY chromosome 4, alternate assembly CriGri-PICRH-1.0, whole genome shotgun sequence includes:
- the Acat1 gene encoding acetyl-CoA acetyltransferase, mitochondrial isoform X1 codes for MAALAALRGGVRRPLLRGLLQEVRCLDRSYASKPTLNEVVIVSGVRTPIGSFMGSLASQPATKLGSIAIQGAIEKAGIPKEEVKEVYMGNVIQGGEGQAPTRQAALGAGLPISTPCTTVNKVCASGMKAIMMASQNLMCGHQDVMVAGGMESMSNVPYVMSRGATPYGGIKLEDLIVKDGLTDVYNKIHMGNCAENTAKKLSIARGEQDTYAISSYSRSKEAWDAGKFADEVIPVTVSVKGKPDVVVKEDEEYKRVDFSKVPKLKTVFQKENGTVTAANASTLNDGAAAVVLMTADAAQRLNVKPLARIAAFADAAVDPIDFPVAPAYAVPKVLKYAGLKKEDIAMWEVNEAFSVVVLANIKMLEIDPQKVNIHGGAVSLGHPIGMSGARIVVHLAHALKRGQFGLASICNGGGGASAVLIEKL; via the exons GAAGTAAGATGCCTGGATCGAAGTTATGCATCCAAACCCACTTTGAAT GAAGTAGTTATAGTAAGTGGTGTAAGAACTCCCATTGGATCCTTCATGGGCAGCCTTGCCTCTCAGCCAGCCACTAAGCTTGGATCTATTGCAATTCAAGGAGCCATTGAAAAGGCAG gGATCCCAAAAGAAGAAGTAAAGGAAGTCTACATGGGGAATGTCATCCAAGGGGGTGAAGGACAGGCCCCTACACGGCAAGCAGCATTGGGTGCAG GTTTACCAATTTCCACTCCGTGTACCACGGTAAACAAAGTTTGTGCTTCAGGAATGAAAGCCATCATGATGGCTTCTCAAAATCTCATGTGTGGACATCAG GATGTGATGGTGGCAGGTGGGATGGAGAGCATGTCAAACGTCCCGTATGTAATGAGCAGAGGAGCAACACCGTATGGTGGGATAAAACTTGAAGACCTGATTGTAAAAGATGGGCTGACTGATGTCTACAATAAAATTCATATG GGTAACTGTGCTGAGAATACTGCAAAGAAGCTGAGTATTGCCCGAGGTGAGCAGGACACTTATGCCATCAGCTCTTACAGCAGAAGTAAAGAAGCCTGGGATGCAGGGAAGTTTGCAGATGAAGTCATTCCTGTCACCGTGTCAGTAAAAG gtaaaccagatgtggtggtgaaAGAAGATGAAGAGTACAAGCGTGTTGATTTTAGTAAAGTACCAAAGCTGAAAACTGtgttccagaaagaaaatg GCACTGTAACAGCTGCCAATGCCAGCACACTGAATGATGGAGCAGCTGCTGTGGTTCTCATGACTGCAGATGCAGCCCAGAGGCTCAACGTTAAGCCACTAGCACGAATTGCAG CATTTGCCGATGCTGCTGTAGACCCTATTGATTTTCCAGTTGCGCCTGCATATGCTGTACCTAAG GTTCTGAAATATGCAGGATTGAAAAAGGAAGATATTGCCATGTGGGAAGTAAATGAAGCATTCAGTGTGGTTGTACTGGCCAACATTAAAATGCTAGAGATTGATCCCCAAAAAGTGAATATCCATGGAGGAGCTGTTTCTTTGGGCCATCCAATTGG GATGTCTGGAGCCCGGATTGTTGTTCACTTGGCTCATGCCTTGAAGCGAGGACAATTTGGTCTGGCCAGTATTTGCAATGGAGGAGGAGGTGCTTCTGCTGTGCTGATTGAGAAGCTGTAG
- the Acat1 gene encoding acetyl-CoA acetyltransferase, mitochondrial isoform X2, which yields MEKVGSSAVEEEVRCLDRSYASKPTLNEVVIVSGVRTPIGSFMGSLASQPATKLGSIAIQGAIEKAGIPKEEVKEVYMGNVIQGGEGQAPTRQAALGAGLPISTPCTTVNKVCASGMKAIMMASQNLMCGHQDVMVAGGMESMSNVPYVMSRGATPYGGIKLEDLIVKDGLTDVYNKIHMGNCAENTAKKLSIARGEQDTYAISSYSRSKEAWDAGKFADEVIPVTVSVKGKPDVVVKEDEEYKRVDFSKVPKLKTVFQKENGTVTAANASTLNDGAAAVVLMTADAAQRLNVKPLARIAAFADAAVDPIDFPVAPAYAVPKVLKYAGLKKEDIAMWEVNEAFSVVVLANIKMLEIDPQKVNIHGGAVSLGHPIGMSGARIVVHLAHALKRGQFGLASICNGGGGASAVLIEKL from the exons ATGGAGAaggttggatccagtgcagtcgaggag GAAGTAAGATGCCTGGATCGAAGTTATGCATCCAAACCCACTTTGAAT GAAGTAGTTATAGTAAGTGGTGTAAGAACTCCCATTGGATCCTTCATGGGCAGCCTTGCCTCTCAGCCAGCCACTAAGCTTGGATCTATTGCAATTCAAGGAGCCATTGAAAAGGCAG gGATCCCAAAAGAAGAAGTAAAGGAAGTCTACATGGGGAATGTCATCCAAGGGGGTGAAGGACAGGCCCCTACACGGCAAGCAGCATTGGGTGCAG GTTTACCAATTTCCACTCCGTGTACCACGGTAAACAAAGTTTGTGCTTCAGGAATGAAAGCCATCATGATGGCTTCTCAAAATCTCATGTGTGGACATCAG GATGTGATGGTGGCAGGTGGGATGGAGAGCATGTCAAACGTCCCGTATGTAATGAGCAGAGGAGCAACACCGTATGGTGGGATAAAACTTGAAGACCTGATTGTAAAAGATGGGCTGACTGATGTCTACAATAAAATTCATATG GGTAACTGTGCTGAGAATACTGCAAAGAAGCTGAGTATTGCCCGAGGTGAGCAGGACACTTATGCCATCAGCTCTTACAGCAGAAGTAAAGAAGCCTGGGATGCAGGGAAGTTTGCAGATGAAGTCATTCCTGTCACCGTGTCAGTAAAAG gtaaaccagatgtggtggtgaaAGAAGATGAAGAGTACAAGCGTGTTGATTTTAGTAAAGTACCAAAGCTGAAAACTGtgttccagaaagaaaatg GCACTGTAACAGCTGCCAATGCCAGCACACTGAATGATGGAGCAGCTGCTGTGGTTCTCATGACTGCAGATGCAGCCCAGAGGCTCAACGTTAAGCCACTAGCACGAATTGCAG CATTTGCCGATGCTGCTGTAGACCCTATTGATTTTCCAGTTGCGCCTGCATATGCTGTACCTAAG GTTCTGAAATATGCAGGATTGAAAAAGGAAGATATTGCCATGTGGGAAGTAAATGAAGCATTCAGTGTGGTTGTACTGGCCAACATTAAAATGCTAGAGATTGATCCCCAAAAAGTGAATATCCATGGAGGAGCTGTTTCTTTGGGCCATCCAATTGG GATGTCTGGAGCCCGGATTGTTGTTCACTTGGCTCATGCCTTGAAGCGAGGACAATTTGGTCTGGCCAGTATTTGCAATGGAGGAGGAGGTGCTTCTGCTGTGCTGATTGAGAAGCTGTAG